The Thermodesulfobacteriota bacterium genome includes a window with the following:
- the mnmE gene encoding tRNA uridine-5-carboxymethylaminomethyl(34) synthesis GTPase MnmE codes for MYRHGDTIAAIATPVGAGGIGIIKISGPRAEDIVRNIFRPRNPIDHFQSHHLYFGHIVDPANGEVIDEVLLSVMRRPHTYTREDVAEINCHSGYIILQRILSVVLACGARLADTGEFTKRAFLNGRIDLTQAEAVMESIAARTSRGLKLATGQLMGGLTERVNTIKNGLLDALAVLEVAIDFPEEDVEIVEAEKLAHRLEGEVVKPIRALLASYEQGRVYREGVTVAIMGRPNVGKSSLLNALLEEERAIVTAIPGTTRDIIEELLNVQGIPVKIIDTAGLREARDEIEGIGIKLTRKRIAGADLLLFVIDGSADLSPEDYEIYKDIQGRVFIVVVNKMDLGIKLDTERLREFFGPRDLVVISALRGTNLGKLKEAVFSAVVGGAADMPDTAIIPNARQYAALAQALPFLGQARENLLKGITPDIVAIDIQEALDRLGEITGQSTPEDVLDRIFSQFCIGK; via the coding sequence TCGGGATAATCAAAATCAGCGGCCCCCGGGCCGAAGACATAGTTCGTAATATCTTTCGGCCCCGTAACCCCATCGATCACTTCCAGAGTCATCACCTCTATTTCGGACACATCGTTGATCCGGCAAACGGAGAGGTCATAGACGAAGTCCTCCTCTCCGTGATGCGCCGTCCGCATACCTACACGCGTGAAGACGTGGCCGAGATAAACTGCCACAGCGGCTATATCATTTTGCAGAGAATACTGTCTGTGGTTCTGGCCTGTGGCGCCCGCCTGGCTGATACGGGTGAATTCACCAAACGGGCCTTCCTGAACGGGCGGATTGACCTTACGCAGGCCGAGGCGGTTATGGAGAGTATCGCGGCGCGAACGAGCCGTGGCCTCAAGCTGGCTACCGGCCAGCTTATGGGCGGACTTACGGAGCGGGTGAATACTATAAAAAACGGCCTGTTGGATGCGCTGGCTGTCCTGGAAGTGGCCATAGACTTTCCGGAGGAGGATGTGGAGATCGTGGAGGCCGAAAAACTGGCCCACCGGCTGGAAGGCGAGGTGGTCAAACCCATTCGGGCCCTCCTGGCCTCTTACGAACAGGGAAGGGTTTACCGGGAAGGAGTCACGGTGGCCATAATGGGCAGACCCAATGTCGGCAAATCCAGTCTTCTGAACGCCTTACTGGAGGAGGAAAGGGCCATTGTTACGGCCATACCCGGGACAACTCGGGATATTATCGAAGAGCTTTTAAACGTGCAGGGGATACCGGTTAAGATTATCGATACCGCCGGCCTCCGGGAGGCACGCGATGAGATAGAGGGAATCGGCATAAAGCTGACCCGAAAGCGGATAGCCGGGGCCGATCTGCTCCTTTTCGTGATAGACGGCAGCGCTGATTTGAGCCCGGAGGATTACGAGATTTATAAGGACATCCAGGGCCGGGTCTTCATAGTCGTAGTCAATAAGATGGACTTGGGCATTAAGCTGGATACAGAGAGGCTGCGCGAATTTTTTGGCCCCAGAGACCTGGTAGTGATTTCCGCCCTCCGGGGGACGAATCTGGGAAAACTCAAAGAGGCTGTTTTTTCGGCTGTGGTCGGAGGCGCAGCGGATATGCCAGATACCGCCATTATTCCCAATGCCCGGCAGTATGCGGCCCTGGCCCAGGCCCTGCCTTTTCTTGGCCAGGCCCGGGAGAACCTTCTTAAGGGGATCACGCCGGATATAGTAGCTATCGACATTCAGGAGGCCCTCGATCGCCTGGGTGAGATCACTGGGCAGTCCACACCGGAAGACGTCCTGGACCGTATCTTCAGCCAGTTCTGCATCGGCAAATAA
- a CDS encoding putative sulfate exporter family transporter produces the protein MEENKRGISEDWLALWLGLFIFVLSLGAFGGLDILGWGTKTKVWMDSSKAISPVSKNYASVAGVITKIDGQKLTLKKADGKEETVTVTEDTAGLKVGGEYKKKGLSGMVSLFLTYLAMLIIMGVGARLLGTDVVKFIVGFSVVFWISYVCWFLGHYAYIAATTNELKDYGIPWSMSLTGEAGFIIALLAGLVVGNFFPKLSETLKEASRPELYIKTAIVIMGAGLGLKAAESLSLATNVMFRGLCAIVEAYLIYWAVVYFVARKYFKFSREWAAPLASGISICGVSAAIATGAAIRARPVVPIMVSSLVVVFAVVEMIILPFLAQTFLWTEPLVAGAWMALAVKTDGGAVASGAIADALIRAKAIAMAGINYQDGWITMTATTVKMFIDVFIGIWAFVLAIVWCTKIDRKEGQKVQAVEIWRRFPKFVIGYVVTFFLLLTICLPAGALIGPVERQIKPLKQEISGAEKRMATTADPMALAALDAQVKDAKARIEALNEQIREPKATMAAAKTATDEGNVFRVMFFVFTFFTIGIISNFRKLWEEGIGKLAAVYVLCLFGFIIWVALLISWLFFHGVKPPVIGA, from the coding sequence ATGGAGGAGAATAAGCGGGGTATTAGTGAAGACTGGCTGGCCCTGTGGCTCGGCCTCTTTATTTTTGTCCTTTCTCTGGGTGCTTTTGGAGGCCTCGACATCCTTGGATGGGGGACAAAGACCAAGGTATGGATGGACTCATCCAAAGCCATATCGCCCGTGTCCAAGAATTATGCTTCGGTGGCCGGAGTGATTACCAAGATTGACGGCCAAAAGCTCACTCTCAAGAAGGCGGACGGCAAAGAGGAGACCGTCACCGTAACAGAGGACACAGCGGGCCTCAAGGTCGGAGGAGAGTACAAGAAGAAGGGGCTGTCCGGCATGGTTTCTCTGTTCTTAACCTATCTTGCCATGCTCATCATAATGGGGGTAGGGGCCAGACTGCTGGGCACGGACGTAGTCAAGTTTATCGTGGGTTTTTCCGTCGTGTTCTGGATAAGTTATGTATGCTGGTTTCTCGGACACTATGCATACATAGCGGCGACAACAAACGAGTTGAAAGATTACGGCATCCCATGGTCAATGAGTCTAACGGGGGAAGCCGGGTTCATCATTGCCCTCCTTGCCGGACTGGTCGTAGGCAACTTTTTCCCAAAACTATCTGAGACGTTGAAGGAGGCGTCTCGCCCTGAACTGTACATAAAGACCGCGATCGTCATTATGGGCGCCGGACTGGGTCTTAAGGCGGCCGAGTCGCTCAGCCTGGCGACAAACGTCATGTTTCGCGGGTTGTGCGCGATCGTGGAGGCCTATTTGATTTACTGGGCGGTGGTGTATTTTGTTGCCCGGAAGTACTTCAAGTTCAGCAGAGAATGGGCGGCTCCCCTGGCATCGGGCATATCTATTTGCGGCGTCTCGGCAGCAATAGCTACGGGTGCGGCCATAAGGGCGCGGCCGGTGGTGCCGATTATGGTTTCGTCCCTTGTAGTTGTCTTTGCCGTGGTGGAGATGATTATCCTGCCCTTCCTGGCACAGACCTTTCTGTGGACGGAGCCGCTGGTGGCAGGGGCATGGATGGCCCTCGCGGTCAAGACTGATGGAGGGGCTGTGGCAAGCGGCGCGATTGCGGACGCGCTGATAAGGGCGAAGGCCATTGCCATGGCGGGCATCAACTATCAGGACGGCTGGATAACCATGACAGCAACCACAGTGAAGATGTTTATTGATGTCTTCATCGGGATATGGGCATTCGTGTTGGCCATAGTCTGGTGTACCAAGATTGACCGCAAAGAGGGGCAGAAGGTTCAGGCGGTGGAGATATGGAGGAGATTCCCGAAGTTTGTGATCGGATATGTTGTGACCTTCTTCCTCCTGCTGACAATCTGTTTGCCGGCGGGTGCGCTTATCGGCCCCGTGGAAAGACAGATCAAACCGCTCAAACAGGAGATCTCCGGCGCGGAAAAGCGCATGGCAACCACGGCCGATCCAATGGCACTGGCGGCCCTGGATGCGCAAGTCAAGGACGCCAAGGCCAGGATAGAGGCGTTGAATGAGCAGATCAGGGAACCAAAGGCCACCATGGCCGCAGCAAAGACGGCAACCGATGAAGGCAACGTATTCAGGGTAATGTTCTTTGTATTCACCTTTTTTACCATCGGTATCATATCCAATTTCCGGAAACTGTGGGAGGAAGGCATAGGCAAACTGGCTGCGGTGTACGTACTGTGCCTGTTCGGGTTTATTATCTGGGTGGCCTTGCTCATCTCATGGCTCTTCTTCCACGGGGTAAAACCACCGGTGATAGGGGCATAG
- a CDS encoding tetratricopeptide repeat protein: MPYCRVGYLLILTLTFLCLSASVAYSGADEGQGKAYYYYLQAQMEWKAGNLKGAVDQYKKALDYDPQSAQLMFELASALAQQEHFRDALYWARKSAQLDDSVSVHLLLGRIYTSLEQFGEAINEYEQIIKSNPEDQESYLLLGMLYAKNKEYEMAVKTLKRLIEKNDEALMAYYYLGRVYSETRLWTEAERYYLKALDINPYFEPALFDLAALYEAERKQDKVISMYERIVSFHPHNTEVLIRLGGYYLSEGRFSDALKQFEEAKKVSPDDTRVLARIGMVYLAEGKYDEAIKELEKALSAKPDDDRARYYLAAAYAEKGELDRSIEEYKKIPDGSEAYVEARIQLANILRRQKRPDEAIAILQEAISSKSIKSGLYIALAYAYEDTDRLDQAESVLREGIKKFPEDIELQFQLGVVFDKRGEKEKSIAKMEEVLVANPRHAYALNYLGYTYADLGVKLDEAEKMIKEALQIRPDDAYITDSLGWVYYKKGRYDEAIKELEKANESVGGDPVISEHLGDVYYKKGLFPKALESYLKAESAYTKKEDKDKVSAKIEEVMSILGKDSLNDK, encoded by the coding sequence ATGCCGTATTGTAGAGTTGGTTACCTTTTGATTTTAACACTTACCTTCCTGTGCCTAAGCGCTTCTGTGGCGTATTCAGGAGCAGATGAAGGACAGGGAAAAGCCTACTATTATTATTTGCAGGCCCAGATGGAGTGGAAGGCCGGTAACCTGAAAGGTGCTGTTGACCAATATAAAAAGGCCCTGGATTATGACCCGCAGTCCGCTCAGTTGATGTTTGAACTGGCCTCTGCCCTGGCCCAACAAGAACATTTCCGGGACGCCCTTTACTGGGCGAGAAAGTCTGCGCAACTTGATGATTCGGTATCTGTTCACCTGCTGTTGGGCCGTATTTATACAAGCCTTGAACAGTTCGGGGAGGCTATTAATGAGTATGAGCAGATAATAAAGTCAAACCCCGAAGATCAGGAGTCCTATCTACTTTTGGGAATGCTTTATGCGAAAAACAAAGAATACGAGATGGCGGTTAAGACCTTAAAACGTCTGATAGAAAAAAACGATGAGGCATTAATGGCCTATTATTATCTGGGGCGGGTTTACTCTGAGACAAGGCTCTGGACGGAGGCGGAGAGATATTACTTAAAGGCCCTGGATATTAATCCATATTTTGAGCCGGCGCTTTTCGACCTGGCGGCCCTTTATGAGGCCGAGAGGAAACAGGATAAAGTAATTTCCATGTATGAACGGATCGTTTCCTTTCATCCCCATAATACTGAGGTGTTAATCCGGTTAGGGGGTTATTATCTCAGCGAAGGCCGATTTTCTGACGCCCTTAAACAATTCGAAGAGGCCAAGAAGGTCTCTCCCGATGATACCAGGGTGTTGGCGCGTATCGGCATGGTCTATCTGGCGGAAGGCAAGTATGACGAAGCTATTAAGGAACTGGAGAAGGCGCTTTCGGCCAAACCCGATGATGACAGGGCGCGTTATTACCTGGCCGCGGCGTATGCCGAGAAAGGGGAGCTTGACCGGTCCATTGAAGAATATAAGAAAATCCCGGATGGATCAGAGGCCTACGTTGAGGCACGCATACAACTGGCCAATATCCTGCGTCGGCAGAAGAGGCCGGATGAAGCTATAGCGATCTTACAGGAAGCCATATCTTCCAAATCAATAAAGTCCGGGCTTTATATCGCCCTGGCTTATGCTTATGAGGATACCGACCGGCTGGACCAGGCAGAGTCCGTTTTGCGGGAGGGCATCAAAAAGTTCCCTGAAGACATAGAGCTCCAGTTTCAGTTAGGAGTGGTTTTTGATAAGCGTGGTGAGAAGGAAAAGAGCATAGCGAAGATGGAGGAGGTTCTCGTTGCTAATCCCCGGCATGCCTATGCCTTGAACTATCTGGGTTATACCTATGCGGACTTAGGAGTTAAGCTGGACGAAGCGGAAAAAATGATCAAAGAGGCCCTCCAGATAAGGCCTGACGATGCCTATATTACAGATAGCCTGGGTTGGGTATATTACAAAAAAGGACGTTATGACGAAGCTATTAAGGAACTGGAAAAGGCGAACGAATCGGTGGGAGGAGATCCTGTAATATCCGAACACCTGGGGGATGTCTATTACAAGAAAGGACTTTTCCCCAAAGCGCTGGAAAGTTATCTTAAAGCAGAGTCTGCCTATACCAAAAAGGAAGACAAGGACAAGGTTTCCGCCAAGATAGAGGAAGTCATGTCTATACTGGGGAAAGATAGCCTGAACGACAAATAA
- a CDS encoding 4-vinyl reductase: MLVCFDSNLNIMKLDGVMVSLHCHHYNCGLVKALEEIEEINAVDIFVRAAAEEFYLNFNNYILSLGKDKTDRDKLEAATELYRFMGFGRLDFSQLNESGGRAWADSSYYVVGWLAKYGRRRRPVCHLTRGFLAGILAAIYGGTVGKYRVEEDHCMITGCDRCEFTVSVNK, encoded by the coding sequence ATGCTTGTCTGTTTTGACTCCAATCTTAATATCATGAAACTTGACGGGGTGATGGTATCCCTCCATTGCCATCATTATAATTGTGGGTTAGTCAAGGCGCTTGAAGAAATAGAGGAAATTAATGCGGTGGATATCTTTGTCCGTGCGGCAGCCGAAGAATTTTACCTTAATTTCAATAATTATATATTGAGTCTGGGAAAGGACAAGACCGATCGGGACAAGCTGGAGGCCGCCACTGAACTGTACCGGTTTATGGGGTTCGGCCGGTTGGATTTCTCGCAGTTGAATGAATCCGGGGGCAGGGCCTGGGCTGATTCCTCTTACTATGTGGTAGGCTGGTTGGCCAAATATGGCCGTCGCCGGAGACCAGTCTGCCATTTAACCCGTGGTTTTTTGGCGGGAATACTGGCGGCCATTTATGGAGGGACGGTGGGTAAATATAGGGTTGAGGAAGATCATTGCATGATTACGGGCTGCGATCGATGTGAATTTACCGTATCAGTTAATAAGTGA
- a CDS encoding response regulator, with protein MTEGYRSPETWAGNISASAILHSLPDAVLVTDLQARITYFNRAAEKITGFRGHEAQGMYCKDVLKSGLCETECAVKRALDSDQNIFNIETTITTATGETIPALVSASLIKDSAGKLVGYLYAFRDISPFKKIMSDLEVSRAKLAERNAELDMAIEELKMTQGQLLQAQKMESLGTLAGGIAHDFNNILTGILGFASLIRTKLPADSPIARYVMQIERSAVRAAELTSMILTFARRGRFEIKTADLNEIVLEVLQILGRTTDRSIKIGHILSPKPCYVDIDSAKMEQVVMNICVNAVEAMPNGGKLTIKTEVSFYSFDGMEKKLPHQPTDGKYVRLSVVDTGGGMDGETRQRIFDPFFTTKGESGGTGLGLAMVYGVINEFNGYIEVESTPGAGTAFSVFLPISKSPSEAEKIEEQEKAPDVPKGKGETILLVDDESIIRELGKDALEQLGYNVFVAEDGLAAIDLYEKHRDKIDLVILDLIMPNLGGKETFERLRQINPDIKVVISTGYAKDGVLEPLLDKKANGFIKKPYKIQNMARVVRSAIGSTY; from the coding sequence TTGACCGAAGGATATAGAAGCCCGGAGACTTGGGCAGGGAATATTAGTGCGTCGGCTATTCTGCATTCTCTGCCGGATGCCGTCCTTGTAACCGATCTGCAGGCGCGCATCACCTATTTTAATAGGGCCGCAGAGAAGATAACCGGGTTCCGGGGCCATGAAGCCCAGGGGATGTATTGCAAAGATGTTTTAAAGTCAGGGCTTTGTGAGACGGAATGTGCTGTCAAACGCGCCCTGGACAGCGATCAAAATATCTTTAATATTGAAACCACCATAACTACGGCTACCGGCGAAACCATCCCTGCCCTGGTCAGCGCCTCCCTGATCAAGGACTCAGCCGGCAAACTCGTGGGGTATTTGTATGCCTTTCGCGACATCTCACCTTTTAAAAAAATCATGTCTGATCTGGAAGTCTCCCGCGCCAAATTGGCGGAGAGGAATGCCGAACTTGACATGGCCATTGAAGAGTTAAAAATGACGCAGGGACAGCTTTTGCAGGCCCAAAAAATGGAGTCTTTGGGCACCCTGGCTGGAGGAATTGCGCATGATTTTAATAACATCTTAACCGGCATCCTGGGGTTTGCCTCTCTTATCAGGACCAAGCTCCCTGCAGACAGCCCTATCGCGCGCTATGTTATGCAGATCGAACGCTCGGCCGTACGGGCCGCAGAGCTTACCAGTATGATACTGACATTTGCCCGCCGTGGCCGTTTTGAGATCAAAACAGCCGACCTTAATGAGATTGTCCTGGAGGTATTACAAATACTAGGGCGAACAACGGATCGCAGTATTAAGATCGGCCATATTCTGTCACCTAAGCCTTGTTATGTGGATATAGATTCAGCCAAGATGGAGCAGGTTGTTATGAATATCTGCGTTAATGCCGTCGAGGCTATGCCCAATGGCGGGAAACTGACCATTAAGACCGAGGTGTCTTTTTATTCTTTTGACGGCATGGAGAAGAAATTGCCCCATCAGCCGACAGATGGGAAGTACGTCCGGCTTTCTGTTGTTGATACCGGTGGGGGCATGGATGGCGAAACCCGGCAGAGGATATTTGACCCTTTTTTTACCACTAAAGGAGAATCCGGCGGCACCGGCCTGGGCTTAGCTATGGTCTATGGTGTAATTAATGAATTCAACGGATACATTGAAGTTGAGAGTACACCCGGGGCCGGAACAGCATTCAGCGTATTCTTACCCATTTCTAAAAGCCCTTCTGAAGCAGAAAAGATAGAGGAGCAGGAGAAGGCCCCCGATGTTCCTAAAGGAAAGGGTGAAACCATCCTCCTGGTGGATGACGAGAGCATAATCCGTGAACTGGGCAAAGACGCATTGGAACAACTGGGGTACAATGTTTTCGTGGCCGAGGACGGTCTGGCGGCTATAGACTTATATGAAAAACACCGGGATAAGATCGATCTGGTTATCCTGGATCTGATCATGCCTAATCTGGGCGGGAAAGAGACCTTTGAGCGTTTGCGGCAGATAAATCCAGATATCAAGGTAGTTATCTCAACCGGCTATGCCAAGGACGGGGTATTGGAACCCCTGTTGGATAAAAAGGCGAATGGTTTTATAAAAAAACCTTATAAGATACAAAATATGGCCCGGGTGGTAAGAAGCGCCATCGGATCAACCTATTAA
- a CDS encoding RNA polymerase factor sigma-32 has translation MTDSINSSHRSEEDTNASEKKTNSLVSHDPLRQYLMEINRYPLLTREEAQDLALRYFKDKDMEAAYGLVTSNLRLVVKIALDFQKYWMQNFLDIIQEGNIGLMRAVRKFDPFKGVKFSYYASYWIKAYILKFIMDNWSLIKIGTTQAQRKLFYNLKKERDRLDALGYEPVPKLISERLQVKEQDVIEMAERMGGWGVSLDAPAQKDDTGSTYGSTIRAEGPAVEDKIAHSELSEKLQRKLREFGDTLKGREKEIFEMRMLAEIPLTLREIGDRFGVTRERARQIEAGLMKRLKDYLKKELPNIEDYVAITGE, from the coding sequence TTGACAGACTCCATAAATAGTAGCCACCGTTCTGAAGAAGATACCAATGCGTCTGAAAAGAAAACAAACTCGCTCGTCTCCCATGACCCGCTGCGTCAATATTTAATGGAGATCAACCGTTATCCCCTCCTCACCAGGGAAGAAGCGCAAGACCTGGCCTTGCGCTATTTTAAAGATAAAGATATGGAGGCCGCTTACGGGCTGGTGACTTCCAATCTTCGTCTGGTTGTGAAGATAGCGCTTGATTTCCAGAAGTACTGGATGCAGAATTTTTTGGATATTATCCAGGAAGGGAATATCGGGCTTATGCGGGCGGTGCGGAAATTCGACCCCTTTAAGGGGGTTAAGTTTTCCTATTATGCCTCTTACTGGATTAAGGCGTATATCTTGAAATTTATCATGGACAATTGGAGCCTGATAAAGATCGGAACCACCCAGGCACAACGAAAGCTTTTCTATAATCTTAAGAAGGAAAGGGATCGGCTGGATGCGTTGGGATATGAGCCGGTCCCCAAACTTATTTCAGAAAGGCTCCAGGTTAAAGAACAGGACGTAATAGAGATGGCGGAACGGATGGGAGGATGGGGGGTTTCGCTTGATGCCCCGGCCCAAAAAGACGATACGGGTAGTACGTACGGCAGCACTATAAGGGCGGAAGGGCCGGCGGTTGAAGATAAAATAGCACACTCAGAGCTTTCAGAGAAACTGCAACGTAAGCTAAGGGAATTTGGAGATACGCTGAAAGGGCGGGAGAAAGAGATATTTGAAATGCGCATGCTGGCAGAAATTCCTCTTACTCTCCGGGAAATCGGCGACAGGTTTGGTGTAACCAGAGAACGGGCACGCCAGATTGAGGCCGGCCTGATGAAACGCCTCAAGGACTATTTGAAGAAGGAACTGCCGAATATCGAAGATTATGTGGCAATTACCGGAGAGTAG
- the purM gene encoding phosphoribosylformylglycinamidine cyclo-ligase — protein MSKSSRYTEAGVDITRADRFISKIKPLVASTFKSAVISELGGFAGLFSLSAIRYQKPVLVSSTDGVGTKLKIAALLNKHDTIGIDLVAMCVNDIIVHGAQPLFFLDYLSTGKLLPDVAVDIVKGIVKGCKEAGCSLIGGETAEMPGMYAPGDYDLAGFVVGVVEQDKIIYGSEISVGCKLIGLASSGLHSNGYSLVRKLFFEELKWELEQEIPELGRTLGKELLEPTRIYAKTILNILKHQKISGIAHITGGGFIDNIPRILPQSCKAIIHKGSWDIPPIFSLIQKEGRVTDDEMYRVFNNGIGLVLIVPSEVSQDVLFQAQANKEKAFVIGEIVPRKKGEVSVQIVG, from the coding sequence ATGAGTAAATCATCTCGTTATACCGAAGCCGGTGTTGATATTACACGGGCCGACCGTTTCATAAGCAAGATCAAGCCCCTGGTGGCCTCTACTTTCAAAAGCGCGGTCATATCCGAACTCGGCGGGTTTGCCGGCCTGTTCTCCTTAAGCGCCATCAGATATCAAAAACCAGTGCTTGTCTCTTCAACAGACGGTGTGGGGACGAAGCTAAAGATAGCCGCCCTTCTTAATAAACACGACACCATCGGCATAGATCTGGTCGCCATGTGCGTAAACGATATAATTGTTCATGGCGCCCAACCCCTCTTTTTTCTTGATTATCTATCTACCGGTAAGTTGCTGCCTGATGTAGCGGTCGACATAGTCAAGGGCATTGTCAAGGGGTGTAAGGAGGCCGGGTGCTCTCTAATAGGCGGGGAAACAGCGGAAATGCCAGGAATGTACGCACCGGGTGACTATGATCTGGCCGGATTCGTGGTCGGCGTAGTCGAACAGGATAAGATTATATATGGCTCTGAGATATCTGTGGGCTGTAAATTGATCGGCCTTGCCTCCAGCGGCCTGCATAGCAACGGCTACTCTCTGGTGCGTAAACTCTTTTTTGAAGAGCTGAAGTGGGAGTTGGAACAGGAGATTCCTGAGTTAGGCCGGACGTTAGGCAAAGAGCTGTTAGAACCGACCCGGATTTACGCCAAAACTATACTCAATATCCTGAAACATCAAAAGATATCCGGTATTGCACATATCACCGGAGGTGGTTTCATAGATAACATCCCGCGCATCCTGCCACAAAGCTGTAAGGCCATCATCCATAAGGGATCGTGGGATATCCCCCCCATATTCAGCCTTATTCAGAAAGAAGGCCGTGTTACAGATGACGAGATGTATAGGGTGTTTAACAACGGTATTGGCCTGGTACTTATCGTTCCCTCAGAAGTCTCCCAGGACGTGCTTTTCCAGGCTCAGGCCAATAAAGAAAAGGCCTTTGTCATTGGCGAAATAGTGCCCCGGAAAAAAGGTGAGGTTTCCGTTCAGATTGTGGGCTAA
- the rsmG gene encoding 16S rRNA (guanine(527)-N(7))-methyltransferase RsmG, whose translation MKGSASELLLQAAAEINIFLSDSQVEKFLFYLAELKEWNKKINLTALKTDREIISKHFIDSLTPLPLIPPHSHVLDIGSGAGFPGIPLKIANPGFSITLVEAREKKVFFVRHIIRALGLRGIRAERLHLDAAMAQELQWREKFDVVISRAAFDLKIFLDLSRFVLKEKGYAIAMKGPRVQEEIDAVARDARLQVFHLVNNLGITLPVTHEKRRLVVYRRN comes from the coding sequence GTGAAGGGATCGGCATCAGAGCTTTTACTACAGGCAGCCGCTGAGATCAATATATTCCTTTCTGACTCCCAGGTAGAGAAATTTCTGTTCTATCTTGCGGAGTTAAAGGAATGGAATAAAAAAATAAATCTGACCGCCCTGAAGACCGACCGAGAAATTATCTCTAAACATTTTATAGATTCACTGACGCCGCTTCCCCTTATCCCGCCGCACAGCCATGTCCTGGATATAGGCTCAGGGGCCGGGTTCCCGGGTATCCCGCTGAAGATAGCCAATCCGGGATTTTCTATAACCCTGGTCGAGGCCAGAGAGAAGAAGGTCTTTTTTGTAAGACATATAATCCGCGCCCTCGGCCTTCGGGGAATCCGGGCCGAGCGTCTGCATCTGGATGCGGCTATGGCCCAAGAGCTGCAATGGCGCGAAAAATTTGACGTGGTCATCTCGCGGGCGGCTTTTGACTTAAAAATCTTCCTCGATTTGTCCCGATTTGTTCTCAAAGAGAAGGGTTATGCCATTGCCATGAAAGGGCCGCGGGTGCAGGAGGAGATTGACGCCGTGGCCCGGGATGCCCGGCTCCAGGTCTTTCATCTGGTCAATAACCTGGGAATTACCCTGCCGGTTACGCACGAAAAACGGCGGCTTGTCGTTTATCGCAGGAATTGA
- a CDS encoding Mut7-C RNAse domain-containing protein has translation MRFLADKMLGKLARWLRILGFDTIYLEYPVLPEIREQVAQGRIFLTRDRRLLHNVPGEVFISSDHVDAQLGQLYRTGHIDFKEEMWFSRCILCNVPLTNVSNEAVDTLVPEYVRRTASSFARCPLCGKVYWPGSHLNRMKERIGLIKLQSAKSLPAP, from the coding sequence ATGCGGTTCCTGGCCGACAAAATGTTGGGCAAGCTTGCCAGGTGGCTGCGCATCCTGGGTTTTGATACCATTTATCTGGAGTATCCTGTTTTGCCTGAAATAAGGGAGCAAGTAGCGCAAGGGCGCATCTTTTTAACCCGCGACAGAAGACTGCTACATAACGTTCCCGGCGAGGTATTTATCTCCTCAGACCATGTGGATGCGCAGCTCGGACAGCTCTACAGGACAGGCCATATCGACTTTAAAGAGGAGATGTGGTTTAGCCGCTGTATTTTGTGTAACGTGCCGCTTACAAATGTCTCCAATGAAGCGGTAGATACCCTGGTGCCGGAATACGTACGCCGGACGGCTTCTTCATTCGCCCGGTGTCCCCTTTGTGGGAAGGTTTACTGGCCGGGCAGCCATCTAAACCGGATGAAGGAGAGAATAGGGCTTATAAAGCTTCAGTCCGCAAAATCACTTCCTGCGCCCTAA